TCCAATAGCCATGCTTGACATGTTTAGATACATTGGCTTTTCTTTGGATAGAAAACTGTACCCAGACTCGTCACCTTGGACAAGACGGAGAGCGTATTTAGTAATTAATCTACAAATTTTTCCAAATAGAATTTTTCTGTTGATGTACTATGTTTCGAAGAATCTTATCTATTGTATGAACTTCTTTATATACGTCGGCACGATTCCTGTCTTCTGGCCAACTTTTAAACAAATGTTCGCCAAGTAGTCACACATTTCAGAACACTATACGCTCAGAATGTATATTCCATCCGAAAATGTCATAACAATTTTGTTCACGCTTTGGTCATGACAAAGTAATCTTCAAGTAGCAATACACTTTACAACTCATCAAAGACCTCGACACCGCAAACCAAATGAACGATGTattttatacatttgtttGCAGTTTCGTTGCACGCTAAAGAACAATAGCTAGCCTTTTTATGACATCATACAATTGTCtgtatttgattttcaaaaactgttgACGATTTGAATAAACAATGCTCAACGTTAAGGTGTTCTGTGACATAATGTTCCGATCCCTAAGCCttgcattttttcatgaattattGTGTACGCTTGTCGCTCTATATTCTGACGTGATTTATTGAAAGTATGTTCCCTACGCTCTTTCTAAGTTTTAGTCATTAGTATTGCTcaatatataccggtatagtCAAAAGCTTAGATTGCATCGacgatatgaaataaaaagatggaGATGAAATTTCTTTGCATTTGAGAATTTAGTTTTTACGTAGAATGAATAGATTTCCAATACCATCCAGAAAACGAAGTTATAATTCTAAATTCAAAAAAGTAACCAAATCTATAGACAATTAAAAAAGAGCCAAGTATGAAGatggaaatatgaaaatgattccACAAACTCATTTCCACATCAACGAATTGCCTTAGGCCGACATTTCTTTGCATTTCAGATTCAGTTTTTACgtaaatattattgatttccAATTACATCCAGAATGCCTTTaatgaattctgattttagatttaaaaagatattCGCCAAATCTATGGACGATTAGAGCCACGTAGGGAGCAGTTAGAAATTGCAACGTCAGTAGAAGTTGATGGTTTGTTAGCAATGAGGAACAAAACTCTTCGTAGTGTAGATTGGCAGCAGTTTGTTCGAGACGCGGACGCTTATCTGGATAGGTTACTCTCGCCGACCAGCAACAGAGCTCAACTTGTTTCGGAACTGATGATTCAGCCGATCGGTCTAGTCTTCAATATGTTTACAGTAATCATACTGATTAAATTGAGGAAAACTCGCAGCGTCCGTTCAACATTCGTCTATCTGATGACTTTAGCTGTCACTGATATATGTGTTGTATTTCGACAGATCGTTGTATATCCTCGTTCTCTAGTCGCTTGGATTCTGGAAGATCTGGCACTTTATCCAAATTGTCATAATATCGTTATCGAACGTCGTTCACTTATTCTTACAGGAGATTGTCCCGCTGTTCTCTACTATTACCACTACGTGTTTaactatattttcttacaGCGTTTCccagtttttaaattctttgacACCATTTTAAGGGTCACTGTTATTACGGTCAATAACTGGACGGTCACGGTTATAGCGTTAGAGCGTTTCGTTTCTGTACGGGCGCCGCTTTTCCACATGAAGCATTTTACGAATCGCAGACGGATCAAACTCATAATTGTCATTGTGGTCATGAGTTTTTTGATTCAAATTCAGCCAGTTGTTCTAGATAATCGTTTATTGTTATTCACATATacagatataaatgaaacgtTTCCGTTTTGGGATTACCGGAGACTCGTTCCAAGAGTGGCTTATGACTACGGCGCCCTTGTCACTGTAACTCTATTCTTGTCTGATGTTATACCAGTAGTACTGATCACTGGTCTATCTATTGGCACCATCAGCTTCGTACGCCGAATGAATAACACTGACATGACATCATCAACCCGTCAAAACAAAAGCGCAAATAAGAcattgttttatgttgttattaccttccTGGTTATCATCGGCCCATTGGCCGTATTAGACATATTGCGATATCTTGGACTTTCTTTTGAGACCAAGCTATACCCAGCCCCATCACCTTGGACCAGACAAAGAGCATATTTGGCTATCTATCTAATGATCGTTCCCGATAGAATTTTTCTCTTGATGTACTGTATCGACAAGAAGCTTGTCTATTGTGTCAACTTCTTCATATATGTCGGAACGATTCCTGTCTTCTGGCCAACGTTTAAGAAATTGTTTTTCAAACGGCCAAAATGTCGGGTAATTCATTAATGACCTGAGCTATACCCAGGGAGAGTGGATTTGTAGTTTTAGAAGAACCAACGACGCCGTTGAATCAGAAATATTCTACATGAGAGTTACACATTTCGGTAAAATACGTGTACTTATCTtagatatttgtaaatattgtatggTGAAAATCACTTATGTAGTCTTATTAGTCACACATATACAACATTTAGCATAAACACTTGAAACGCGATTCATATGCGAGGGATAGATTGATTTAATGGCAAAGACGGagtaaaaatataatcattggttttcatttgaacaatgattgaaattcaaataacataactgaagGATCGAGTGTTGTAGACCGGCAAACTATTCGCATTTGATGGATGTTTGTTAAAAATATGTTGTTAATCATTGGTGGTTCATAAACTGCTTCAATAACAAGATCGAATCTGGTTGTTTAATGTTGATCTATGATTGTTTATGTATGGTAAACGTTGTGTGTGTCTTATGCTATCGTATGGATGTTTCCAAAATGAAATCCTAATGaaagttttcatttacaaCTAAAAAAGACAAAGGCgttgttttgattttagcgTATCAGTTTCATATCCTTGcgaaagaaaatgaattggTACATATTTTATGGATATGGAACGGGGTATTTTGATTATTAACCTGCAGTTCATTGCACACAGAATTATCATGGTATAAGTGAAACAAAGAAAGTGGTCCATTTTTCTGCCGCCTTGCTGCCATTTCGTTTTTTGATCGACCCCATTGTTTTCTTTACTGTGTATAACACTAAAGAAGTTACGTGCACCTGACTAACTAATCGAATATGCAAAAACGGCCAtatacggaagcccctaggtgacatatgagataatttttttcataatttcgacttactaagtcgaatttcgacataataagtagaatttcgtgttaattaagtcgaatttcgacttaataagtcgaatttcgtgttaattaagtcgaatttcgaatttcgacttaataagtcgaaattcgacatgaaaataaaactcgaaattcgacttaattaacacgaaattcgacttattatgtcgaaattcgacttattaagtcgaaattcgacttattatgtcgaaattcgacttattatgtcgaaattcgacttaataagtcgaaattatgaaaaaaattatctcatatgtcacctaggggcttccgtagcCCATAAGCCCGTGAATACCTAggtaaaaatatagaaatactgaACATACGTACGCGATCTGAGTGGACATTTTTCGTAAAGCAAGATAGAAAAAAGACTTTTTTCTTGATATGGACTGATTTATTCACATTTATAGTTATATCATGATGAACATGTTGGTATTGGGTACAAATATATTCGTCGATCGGttattacatgtatacatCGAAATATTGTAGGATTTATAGtaattgatataaatgaaatatggtcttttgggggggggggggttagaGCTAGTGGACAGGAGATAGTTAGTTGAAATAACGTACGTTCATCATTTTGTTCCAGTTGTATGAATCCATTTTACTGGATACAGATTCAACTGATTTCCCATAGTTATTTTGCTTGTGGGTCACGGCCGAGTAAAAAGCATTCACTACAATAATTGATTGCTTTTAGGGCATCAGCTGTTTTATCCATTATTTACATTATAACCAATAACATTTAATGTTAACTAATACATGACACTTATTGTGCGAAGTTATCCATAACTGACGTTTGGCAATGTCGTCCCTGAACTTGCCCAGAATTGTAATTCAAAACCAATTACACCAAATCACAAACAATGCACACGCGTCCGTCGTCCCAAAGCTGATTATGTTGACAACATATTTACGTACAAATTGTAATCATTGTaagatatgtatgtatgtatgtatgtatatatgtatgtatatatttatatatgttatgTACAAAATGGAGGAGAAAATCAGGTCGACGATGATGGcgatgaaaaatgtaaaactgAGAGAATTCGATCGGGCATTTTCTTTTTCGTCCGGATTTCCTAAACCTGAGCTGGGGGCGGTTTGTATCGATAATCGTTTGTATTGCGTTGATTTTTGCACATTACAGTCACAAGTACGACTAATAAAACACACAGAAACACGGATAAACCGATAAACGACCACATTTCAGTCGAGTAAACTTTCCGTTGTCCTAACACGCTTGCTGCCTCCATTTTTTGTAAAAGTCGCGGAACCAACCTGTTCCAAAATGTCACCCAATGCAGCCGTAAATGTTGGTCCATCCGGCAAGTGCTGCCCTCTATAACTAAATGATCGGATGTCCGCGGTTTAAATTGTTCCCATTTTATATCCTCGATGAATCTGCTATCAGCCGTGGGATTACTACAAAATATAACAACAGCACAAAGATTATTCGTGGACGAGCAGAAATCCAACAGTTGCTTGCAGTTTCTGAAACAATGCGAATACACTTATAGCCCAGATTATCAAGGACCTCTCATGATCGTATCCACCATAAAATCATTGGCCCTAAAGTTCGATAAGTACACTAAACCCTCGAAATCTCGATCAATCAGGATTTAAACGGTATAGCGTATGGTGGTAGATGTATATCGTGGATTACATTTCACTGGTTCCAACACAAAATCAAATGCTCCGTGCACGgataaaaaaagattattttttcCTCTTTTCTAGGGCTGCTTTCTTGTATAAGCTAAATGTTGCTTCAAAGCAGTCCCTCATTTGATATTATTACATCTTTGATGCATTTccttattcattaattttgtaaaaatgtttacttgaaaataaatcaaatcaaatcaaatcaaatcaaaggGCCGATGGCTTATCGGGGTCCGTGTATCAGGGATTGACTGTATAGTTGTTATACTTCTTCAATCAACACTATCTTATgtgtttagatttaaatgattGGAATAAGTAAATAGCGACGCATTTAGAGATACCCTACCTGTATTTGGCAAAGTTAGTCCACAGCTTCATCATTCGTTTACTGACCAGTCTGTCAGCAGCCGTGAAGTTACCTAAAACCCACAAATTCCTGATCACGTTACTGGAGAACGGAGCTCCGAACACGTAGTTCAATTCACTTTCGTGATAACTATAATTGTACGCCCATATTCTCGGGTGTTCGTGGAGCGGCGCGTCGACCGGTATCGTCGCCTCTCGGATGTAGTCGAACGTGTAGAAGTAGAGCGGCGTCCGATGTCTGGCGAAGTGTTCCGACATCTGGACAGTGGGCGCCACCATCGATACGTCCGTAAAAAACTGAAACGTTGAAAATATTGTatcaatcattattttctaatttgcGTGTATTTGAGGACGTTTTCTATTGATACAGAAAACCGTCTTCGGATCAAAGCTTTTGATgatctttgaaatgattcaATTAAAGATAAAGGACAAGTGCGGAATATGTTTACTAGCGAAGTTTTTGGGAGTCCTCGATAATTGAGTGCCCACACTTGAATTGTTTGAATTGTTTACTTGTACTGATTATTGTTTGGCTTTCATAATGCCATAAATCCCCATAAAATAGTTGCGAAATTTCGTTGTTCGCTGGCTTCACTGCCATCGATCTGATTCGTCCGCTCTTTGAGAACTTAATTTTTGCCAGCGGAAACTTATGTTTGTAATAGAACAACCTCGACTTCCATTtccctcacagctgtagcaATGGAGTCCGCCACAATCCGTTTGTTCTACGAAGGCTCTTTAACCACCCTTAACCAATTTGGCACGGTGGTCGACTCCGAAAGAGAACGAATGTCAGATTAAATAAGCTGGGtcatatttttttccctttcTACCGTGGAGTACAGCACAATGGATGCTACACTGCACTTAACTGAGATCTCACTCCGGTACAAGCTATTGAGCTATCAACGACGCTATCGCGATGAGAAGATGCGATCTTTTAATTTCCGGATCATTCGATACCAACTTGGTAATGCAATCAGTAATTGATCCTCATCTACCGATGTACGGGAGATAATTAAACGCCGTGACCTGCCGGAAGTTGCGACGACTACTTGTCGTCTGTTAACCTTTGTTTAACCGACAGCCGATTCAAATTGGCGTGACGTCATTGATACTTTTTATTAGGTTTAGTTTTCATCAAACACTCTCTGACGTCTTTCTGTGACTTGTAAGCGAGATTTAGCTAGaatttccaattgaatttgATCCTTTTGGTTCAATAGAATTtatctattcatttattcGTTTAGCACAATACTTAATTGAGTCGTACGAGGGCCGTTTTAACCCGCTGGTGTCGAATCAGTAAACCTGCAAACAATATTTGTACTTTGAAAACTAGATTTATCAAAGTTAGTACGACTAGTGCATAATTAGCTTCATCATGTAAAATGAGCGACTCGCCACCCGATGCAGCTGTGGCTTACTAATAGCGAAAGATCGTATTTTCCTACCAACTCTATTTTAGCCTACAAAGTACTATCAGTCTTCAAGTTTACtgattgaattcaatattgtTCAACCTTCGATCGGAATCATTAGCCTTACGTGCCATAAACACTATACGAAGAATGGGGTGCATCATACATGTATCATCAAGTGAGCGAATGAATCGAAGAACGCCATTTTCAAATGAGACCACCATCAGAGGTCACATTTTGCTAAATCTCTACAAAATATACGTTACTACATGGACGGATATATGCCGACGGATACCTGTATATATTGTTCCCTGTTGGACATCGGATTGTTCGGCTGCGTCCAATTCGTGTATTCAAATAAGATGACGTCGACTAGGTCACGTGGCCATTCGAATCGTACCGTGGTGACGTATTCAATCGCCAGCTCGTAGGTCGTCCGGTCGAATCCTTTCGAAAAGTCGTCTGAAACTGAATTTATAACTGTTCGCCTTTGAATAAGTACCCGTTCTGCGAATAAACCCTACGAAATCGTTGCTACCTTACTTAGATCGTGGTCGAAGTCCTCCAGGAACCAGCCCATATTTTTGGCCCATTCGTGTTTCGTCGTGCCGGCCATCACCGGAACTTTGTTGAACAGGCCGCCTTTTAGTAACATGTCGACgctagatggcagcacatgACCGTCGATCCACGGCTTTAAATCGGTCGCTGATGGCGTTATTCTCGGAAACTGTGACCACCCCCAAGAACAATGCAAAGTAACTCGATTATCGTTGTCAACAATATCAGGATCATTCAAAGCCTAACGCGCACGAGGCAGGGAACCCGAAAACAGGAAACAAGGAACTTGTTTCCGCACGTTTCGCTCTGTCCAGTGCGTTAACGATGTTTCATTGTTTCCACATGTTTCCCGTCGTCGTATGCGTTTGGCTAAAATGAAGCTGGATGTACCAGGGGTTTGGCCCCGGTTTTCTCGGAGCCCCGAAGTGTGTTACGTGTAGGTTACTGTGCTGCCGTCCCCttcaattatatcattttgattttttcttttatcttaCCCTTATCCACATTGTGTGTACTTTATTGACTTCATACTCGAAGTTTTTTATCGTAAAATTTTAGAGctcaataaatttctattgTATTGTACTTTATTGTATTGTGTACCTACTCTATGTTCGAAGAATTTTATCCAAGGCGTCGTTTTCAGGCATCGTTTTATTTCGGCCATCTCGTCGTGTTTACAGTCGACGATGTTAGCCACCTCGTAGAAATAGGAACTAAGATCAGTGGATTCTTTATGGACGGCCCAGAATGAGTTCATCGCACCGCTTTCTATAATTGCTCGATGAAATAAACCTGAATACGAacaaaaaagtattttgagGAGAAGAGAACACGGTGTGCGTGGATTCAATATGACTACTGCACTATGGTGTCGTTAGTAAACACGATTGACCAAATGACTAGAATTATTGGTCTTGCAATACTCCTCTAACCACCAGTGCTAGGAGGGGGCCTTGCCATACATACCAACAAAAGTTAATCGTGGGGATTACATACTTCGAGAGTAAGCCATCTAAACAAATCATCTCAAGTCAAAAACGCTAATGGCTGGTAGAAAACTATAGTTGGACAAGAAGTTACTGATCCGAAAAGCTGAATTCCAAATATTGGGCCAAATGATTGCTTCGTTATCAATATTGCTGTGTGGTGGCGCCACCGTGCATCTGGCGGGATCTTCGTCAACCAAATTCGGATTATGGAATTTTACAATTGAAGAAActtatttacaatcatatttaCATAAACGTCCTTACCCATTGGCAACCGCAAGCGTAGATGCCAAGCTGCTGGACTGGGATATCTTGTGAATAAGATCGGTCATTAAGTTCAGCTAACTTATACTAAACCATCGTTTACCTTTTGACATCGGAGAAATCGTAAGCAGTCCGACGCTGGCGCCACCTGCGCTGTTTCCGAAAATCGTCACTTGATTTCTATCTCCCCGAAACGCGTATATATTCTCCTGTATCCACTTCAGCGCGAATATCTGGTCGGACAAGCCGTAATTGCCGGCCATATTTTTATCGCCGGTCGTCAGGAATCCTGCAATATTACGAACAAATAAAGCAAGGCGTTATTTCTCGGCGAATCGACGGAGGCGCTATCTCGACCGCGCACGCGTTCCTGAATCATAATCGCGCGCATATAGTCAAGAGTCGCCGACctccgacgacgacgacgacaaccgACGACGAGCtgagagagagaaaaaaaatagaaacgacACGATCGTTCGACAGAATTATTGAACACGCTCGAATAGGCTTCGTCGTTTAGAGTCGATTTAACGGAACTCGGGTGAAAGAAACGAGAAAATAGCCTGCTGTATTTTATCACCGCGCACAGGTAGTTATCGAGATGGTTAATGACTCGATGACGGCGCGGACGAGTATATACGCGTTCACGATCGACAGTCACCCGTGAAATTAGAGATATTACTCGTGTATgatttttgatagattttctCTTGATTTGCGCTGGTTAAGAATTTCGTAGCCTTTTCCGTACGTAATACGTTCAGAGCCGACTTtatacaaattcaaaagattaaaaGCAAACTTTATTAAGAAAGAACGAAGGA
This sequence is a window from Tubulanus polymorphus chromosome 9, tnTubPoly1.2, whole genome shotgun sequence. Protein-coding genes within it:
- the LOC141910589 gene encoding neuroligin-4, Y-linked-like, whose amino-acid sequence is MVKISELLRFLVVWFLLVGKCTSEYAVIETRFGQIRGSRTTKKYGIGEVTETVDIFLGVPYAQPPVDELRFENPERCRPWTQVLDATKLPRRCPQLLNPDLEDDRSEDCLYVNIYSPFQIDRPNARYPVMLYIHGGSYSGGAGGDYDGHVLAQYGVVVITLNYRLGVLGFLTTGDKNMAGNYGLSDQIFALKWIQENIYAFRGDRNQVTIFGNSAGGASVGLLTISPMSKGLFHRAIIESGAMNSFWAVHKESTDLSSYFYEVANIVDCKHDEMAEIKRCLKTTPWIKFFEHRFPRITPSATDLKPWIDGHVLPSSVDMLLKGGLFNKVPVMAGTTKHEWAKNMGWFLEDFDHDLNDFSKGFDRTTYELAIEYVTTVRFEWPRDLVDVILFEYTNWTQPNNPMSNREQYIQFFTDVSMVAPTVQMSEHFARHRTPLYFYTFDYIREATIPVDAPLHEHPRIWAYNYSYHESELNYVFGAPFSSNVIRNLWVLGNFTAADRLVSKRMMKLWTNFAKYSNPTADSRFIEDIKWEQFKPRTSDHLVIEGSTCRMDQHLRLHWVTFWNRLVPRLLQKMEAASVLGQRKVYSTEMWSFIGLSVFLCVLLVVLVTVMCKNQRNTNDYRYKPPPAQV